A stretch of Pseudomonas sp. LRP2-20 DNA encodes these proteins:
- a CDS encoding methionine ABC transporter permease: MNELLANLDWAEIAQACLDTLSMLGAALGFTVLFGLPLGVLLYLTGQRQLLANGPLYRALSLVVNVLRSLPFIILLIVLIPLTTLLTGTSLGVKGTIPPLVVGCTPFFARLVETALREVDRGLVEASQAMGGSIAQIIRHTLLPEARTGLIAAVTVTAIVLVDYTAMAGVIGGGGLGDLAIRFGYQRFQTDVMVVTVLLLILLVQVLQMSGDRLVRHFTRR; this comes from the coding sequence ATGAACGAGCTACTGGCCAACCTCGACTGGGCCGAAATCGCCCAGGCCTGCCTCGATACCTTGAGCATGCTGGGCGCCGCACTGGGCTTCACCGTGCTGTTCGGCCTGCCCCTGGGGGTGTTGCTGTACCTCACCGGGCAGCGCCAGCTGCTGGCCAACGGGCCGCTCTACCGTGCCCTGTCGCTGGTGGTCAACGTGCTGCGTTCGCTGCCGTTCATCATCCTGCTGATCGTGCTGATCCCGTTGACCACACTGCTGACCGGCACCTCCCTCGGGGTCAAGGGCACCATCCCGCCCCTGGTGGTCGGTTGCACGCCGTTCTTCGCGCGCCTGGTGGAAACCGCGCTGCGCGAGGTCGACCGCGGCCTGGTCGAGGCCAGCCAGGCCATGGGCGGCAGCATTGCCCAGATCATCCGCCACACCCTGCTGCCCGAAGCCCGCACCGGGCTGATCGCAGCCGTCACGGTCACCGCCATCGTGCTGGTCGACTACACCGCCATGGCGGGCGTGATCGGTGGTGGCGGGCTTGGTGACCTGGCGATCCGCTTCGGCTACCAGCGCTTCCAGACCGATGTGATGGTGGTCACCGTGCTGCTGCTGATCCTGCTGGTGCAGGTGCTGCAGATGAGCGGTGACCGCCTGGTAAGACATTTCACCCGACGCTGA